A segment of the Streptomyces sp. L2 genome:
CCTGGCCGTACTGTGGCTGTTCGTGATCGTGGCCGTGCAGGTCATCCGCAGCGACCTGTTCGGTACGCGCGTCACCCAGCGCGGCGCCCGCAGGGAAGCGCAGCGGCCCCAGGCGGCCGCCCGGCAGGCCGCCGCGCCGCCGCAACAGCGCGGCCAGCAGGGCGGCGCCGGCCGCCAGCGCCGCAATGCCCCCAGCAAGCTGGTCGTCACCGAGGGGACCCTGACCGGCACCACCGTCGCGCTGCAGGGCCAGACCATCACCCTGGGCCGGGCGCACGACTCGACGATCGTGCTGGACGACGACTACGCCTCCAGCCGCCATGCCAGGATCTACCCGGACCAGGGCGGCCAGTGGATCGTCGAGGACCTCGGCTCCACCAACGGCACCTATCTGGACCGGTCCCGGCTGACGACCCCCACACCTATCCCGCTGGGCGCGCCGATCCGCATCGGCAAGACCGTCATCGAGCTGCGGAAGTAGTGCTACATCATGAGTGAGCGCGAGCGGAGCGAGCACGCGGCGGAGGACCGCACCACGGTCCCCGGCGCGCTCCCGACCGGAGGGTGGGCAGTGTGGCTCGACACGACCGGCTGCAGGAGCCGACGGGCGAGGTGCGCATGAGTCTGTCACTGCGCTTCGCCGCCGGATCGCACAAAGGCATGATCCGGGAGGGCAACGAGGACTCCGGTTACGCCGGCCCGCGCCTGCTCGCCATCGCCGACGGCATGGGCGGCCAGGCCGCGGGCGAGGTCGCCTCCTCCGAGGTGATCTCCACCCTGGTCACGCTCGACGACGACGTGCCCGGCTCCGACATCCTCACCTCGCTCGGCGCCGCCGTGCAGCGCGCCAACGACCAGCTGCGCTCCATGGTCGAGGAGGACCCCCAGCTGGAGGGCATGGGCACCACCCTGACCGCCCTGCTGTGGACCGGCCAGCGGCTCGGCCTCGTGCACGTCGGCGACTCCCGCGCCTACCTGCTGCGCGACGGCGTCCTCACCCAGATCACCCAGGACCACACCTGGGTGCAGCGGCTCGTCGACGAGGGCCGCATCACCGAGGAAGAGGCCACCACCCACCCGCAGCGCTCGCTGCTGATGCGCGCTCTCGGCAGCGGCGAGCACGTCGAGCCCGACCTGTCGATCCGCGAGGTCCGGGCCGGCGACCGCTACCTGATCTGCTCCGACGGCCTGTCCGGCGTCGTCTCCCACCAGACGATGGAGGAGACCCTCGCCAGCTACCAGGGCCCGCAGGAGACCGTGCAGGAGCTGATCCAGCTCGCGCTGCGCGGCGGCGGCCCCGACAACATCACCGTCATCATCGCCGACGTCCTCGACCTGGACACCGGCGACACCCTCGCCGGACAGCTGTCCGACACCCCGGTCGTGGTCGGCGCCGTCGCCGAGAACCAGCACCATCTGCACGACAACGGCATCATGCAGACCCCGGCCGGCCGCGCCTCCCACCTGGGCCGGCAGGCCCACGGCGGCGGGGAGTTCGGCCCGCCCGGCTCCGGCGACACCACCGGCTTCGTGCCCACCGGCGGCTTCGGCGACTACGGCGACGCGGACTTCACCAAGTCCCACCGCAAGAACCGCAAGTGGCTCAAGAGATCCCTCTACACCGCGCTCGCGCTGGCCGTCATCGCCGGCGGCCTGTACGGCGGCTACCGCTGGACGCAGACGCAGTACTACGTCGGCGCCAACGACCAGCACGTCGCCCTGTACCGCGGCATCAGCCAGGACCTGGCCTGGGTGTCGCTGTCCAGCGTGGAGAAGGACCACCCCGAGATCGAACTCAAGTACCTGCCGCCGTACCAGCAGAAGCAGGTCAGGAACACGATCGCGGCCGGTGACCTCGGACAGGCCCGCGCCAAGGTCGAGGCGCTCGCCGTGCAGGCTTCCGCGTGCCGGAAGCAGGCCGAACGGGACGCGGCGGACAAGAGCCAGGGGAACGCCAAGAACGGCAAGGGCAAGGACGCCACGGGAACCACCCCGTCGACACTCACGTCCAAGGCGTCGACGAAGCCCTCGTCGGGCTCCAAGACGTCCCCGTCCACGTCCCCGACCCCCAGCGCGTCCGCCACCGCCAACCCCGGCCCGAGCCTCTCCGAGGATGAGCAGAAGGTCGTCGATCAGTGCGGCAAGCAATAAGCGAGCCGTGAGAGGCCCCCTCCAACCATGAGCAGTACACACAACACGCACGCGTCGACGCACCACACGTCCACGATCGGCGCCATCGGCGCGCCGAGCCGCCGCAACACCGAGCTGGCCCTGCTCGTCTTCGCCGTGGCCATCCCCGTGTTCGCCTACGCCAACGTGGGCCTCGCCATCGACGACAAGGTCCCCGCCGGACTGCTGAGCTACGGCCTCGGCCTCGGCCTGCTGGCCGGCGTCGCCCACCTCGTCGTACGGAAGTTCGCCCCGTACGCCGACCCGCTGCTGCTGCCCCTGGCCACCCTCCTCAACGGACTCGGCCTGGTCTGCATCTGGCGCCTGGACCAGTCCAAGCTGCTGCAGTCCATCAACGTGGCCGGCGGCAAGGCGACCAACCAGCTGATCTACACGGCGATGGGCATCGCCCTGTTCGTGGCCGTCCTGGTGTTCCTCAAGGACCACCGCGTGCTGCAGCGCTACACCTACATCTCCATGGTCTGCGCGCTCGTCCTGCTGCTGCTCCCGCTGGTCCCTGGCCTCGGCTTGCCCGTGTTCGGCGCCAAGATCTGGATCCACATCGGCAGCTTCAGCATCCAGCCCGGTGAATTCGCCAAGATCGTGCTCGCGATCTTCTTTTCCGGCTACCTGATGGTCAAGCGGGACGCGCTTGCCCTGGCCAGCCGCCGCGTCATGGGGCTGTACCTGCCCCGCGGGCGCGACCTCGGCCCGATCCTCGTCGTCTGGGCGATCTCGATCCTCATCCTGGTTTTCGAGACCGACCTCGGTACGTCTCTGCTGTTTTTCGGCATGTTCGTGATCATGCTGTACGTCGCTACCGAGCGGACCAGCTGGATCGTCTTCGGTCTGCTGATGTCCGCGGTCGGCGCCGTGGGTGTGGCCAGCTTCGAGTCGCACATCCAGACCCGTGTGCAGGCCTGGCTGGACCCGATGCGCGAGTACAAGCTCAGCCAGCAGGGAGTGGCAGGCCACACCGAGCAGCTCCAGCAGTCCCTGTGGGCGTTCGGCTCCGGCGGCACCCTCGGCACCGGCTGGGGCCAGGGCCACTCCGAGCTCATCAAGTTCGCCGCCAACTCCGACTTCATCCTCGCCACCTTCGGCGAGGAACTGGGCCTGGCCGGCATCATGGCGATCCTGCTCATCTACGGCCTGATCGTCGAACGCGGCGTGCGCACCGCCCTCGCCGCCCGCGACCCCTTCGGCAAGCTGCTCGCGGTCGGCCTGTCCGGCGCCTTCGCCCTCCAGGTGTTCGTCGTCGCAGGCGGTGTCATGGGCCTCATCCCGCTGACCGGTATGACCATGCCCTTCCTGGCCTACGGCGGTTCCTCCGTCATCGCCAACTGGGCGCTCATCGGCATCCTGATCCGCATCAGCGACACCGCCCGCCGCCCGGCGCCCGCGCCCGCCGCCAACCCCGACGCCGAGATGACCCAGGTGGTCCGACCGACATGAACAAGCCCCTGCGCCGGATCGCGATCTTCTGCGGCCTCCTCGTCCTGACCCTGCTGCTGCGCGACAACTGGCTCCAGTACGTCAAGGCCGACCAGCTCAAGGACGACCCCAGCAACCGCCGCGTCACCATCGCCCGCTACTCGACCCCGCGCGGCGACATCATCGTCGACGGCAATCCCATCACCGGGTCCACGGAGACCAGCAAGACCGGCCTGAACGACCTCAAGTACAAGCGCACCTACAAGAACGGGCCCATGTGGTCGCCCGTCACCGGGTACGCCTCCCAGGCCTTCGGCGCCACCCAGCTGGAGTCCATCGACGACGGCATCCTCACCGGCGACGACGACCGGCTGTTCTTCCGCAAGACCCTCGACATGATCACCGGCAAGCCGCAGCAGGGCGGCAACGTCGTCACCACGCTCAACGCGTCCGCGCAGAAGGCGGCGTACGACGGTCTGAAGAAGCAGGGCGGCAAGGGCGCCGTCGTCGCCCTCGACCCCGCCACCGGCAAGATCCTCGCCCTGGCCTCCTACCCGTCGTACGACCCCTCGTCCTTCGCGGGCAACAGCAACAAGGACGCGAAGGCCTGGAACAGCCTGCAGAAGAAGAACAACCCGGCCGACCCGATGCTCAACCGGGCGCTGCGCGAGACCTACCCGCCGGGCTCCACCTTCAAGATCGTCACGGCGGCCGCGGCGCTGGAAAACGGCAAGTACACCTCCGCCGACGAGAAGACCGACTCGCCGCTGCCCTGGACCATGCCGGGCACCCGCACCGAGCTGAAGAACGAGGGGAACATCCCCTGCAAGAACGCGACGATGCGGGTCGCGCTCCAGTACTCCTGCAACACCGTCTTCGGAAAGATCGGTTCCGACCTCGGCAACGAGAAGATGCTCGACGAGGCCAAGAAGTTCGGCTTCGACTCCGAGCAGTTCGTCCCGGTCCGCTCCAACGCCTCGGTGTTCTCCGACGACATGAACCCGTCGCAGACCGCGCTGTCCTCCATCGGCCAGTTCAACACCGCCGCGACCCCGCTGCAGATGGCCATGGTCGCCTCGGCCGTCGCCAACGACGGCAAGCTGATGAAGCCGTACATGGTCGACGAACTGCAGTCCTCCAACCTCGACCCGGTCGCCAAGACGCAGCCCGAGGAGATGAGCCGGCCGCTGTCGGCCCAGAACGCGCAGATCCTGCAGTCGATGATGGAGACCGTCGTCGAGAAGGGCACCGGCACGAACGCCAAGATCCCCGGCGTCACCGTCGGCGGCAAGACCGGTACCGCCCAGCACGGCGTGGCGAACAGCGCGAACCCCTACGCGTGGTTCCTCTCCTACGCCAAGCTGGCCGACGGCAGCTCGCCGGTCGCCGTCGCCGTCGTCATCGAGGACGAGCACGCCAACCGCGACGACATCTCCGGCGGCGGCCTCGCCGCCCCGATTGCGAAGAACGTCATGAAGGCGGTCCTCGACACGAAGAAGTGACCCCCGTCACGTCCCCTTCACATCGGCGCACGTTGCGATACCGGTCTCGTATCGGGTTACGGGCTTGGCCAGGTCACACAGAACGAGCCGGGTACGGTAGGCCCGGACGGGAGCCTCAGGCCGCGCGCAGACGCCGTGGCCGGGACCGACGGAGAGGGCTGGTAGGTAACCATGGAAGAGCCGCGTCGCCTCGGCGGCCGGTACGAGCTGGGCCAGGTGCTCGGCCGTGGTGGCATGGCGGAGGTCTACCTCGCGCACGACACCCGGCTCGGCCGCACCGTGGCGGTGAAGACGCTGCGCGCGGACCTCGCGCGTGACCCGTCCTTCCAGGCCCGGTTCCGCCGGGAGGCCCAGTCGGCCGCCTCGCTCAACCATCCCGCGATCGTCGCGGTCTACGACACGGGCGAGGACTACATCGACGGGGTCTCGATCCCGTACATCGTGATGGAGTACGTCGACGGCTCCACGCTCCGTGAGCTTCTTCACAGCGGCCGCAAGCTGCTGCCGGAGCGGACGCTGGAGATGACCATCGGCATCCTCCAGGCCCTGGAGTACTCGCACCGGGCCGGCATCGTCCACCGCGACATCAAGCCGGCCAACGTCATGCTGACCCGCAACGGCCAGGTCAAGGTCATGGACTTCGGCATCGCCCGCGCGATGGGCGACTCCGGCATGACCATGACCCAGACCGCGGCCGTCATCGGCACGGCCCAGTACCTCTCGCCCGAGCAGGCCAAGGGCGAGCAGGTCGACGCCCGCTCGGACCTGTATTCGACGGGTTGCCTCCTCTACGAGCTGCTGACGGTACGGCCGCCCTTCGTCGGCGACTCCCCGGTGGCCGTGGCCTACCAGCACGTCCGCGAGGAGCCCCAGGCCCCCTCGGTCTTCGACCCCGAGATCACCCCCGAGATGGACGCCATCGTCCTGAAGGCGCTGGTCAAGGACCCGAACTACCGGTACCAGTCGGCCGACGAGATGCGCGCCGACATCGAGGCCTGCCTCGACGGCCAGCCCGTCGCGGCCACCGCCGCCCTCGGCGCGGTCGGCTACGGCGACGACCAGCCGACCACCGCGCTGCGCCAGGAGCCCGGGGCCGCGGGAGCGACGACGATGCTCCCGCCGATGAACCCGGACGACGGCGGCTACGGCTACGACGACCGCCCCGACCGGCGCCGTCAGCAGCCCAAGAAGTCCAACACCTCCACGATCCTGCTGGTGATCGCCGGCATCCTGGTGCTGATCGGCGCGATCCTGATCGGCAAGTGGGCGTTCGGCGCGCACAACGCGGACCAGTCCTTCAAGGCCCCCAACTTCGTCGGCAACAGCTACGCCGATGCCAAGAAGATGGCGACCAACTCCAGCCTCAAACTCGGGGACCCCACGCGTAAGCCCTGTGCGAACCAGCCGAAGGGCAACGTCTGCTCCCAGGACCCGAAGGCGGGCACTGACGTCAAGAAGGGCGACACGATCAGCATCGTGGTGTCCACGGGAGCGCCCAAGGTCGCCGTACCCAGCGTCCTCGGTCAGAACTTCGACGACGCCAAGTCAACTCTCGAAAGCGACAAGTATCAGTTCAACGTCGAGAAGAAGACCAAGATCTCGACCGAGCAGCCCGGAACCGTCCTGGAGCAGAACCCGTCGCTCGGTGCCCAGGTCGAAAAGGGCTCCACGATCACCCTCACGGTCGCCAAGGCCGAGGAGAAGGTGACCGTCCCCGACGACCTCGTCGGCAAGTCCTGCGACGACGCCAAGACCGAACTGCAGGGCCTGGGCCTGACCCCGACCTGCAACGACACACCGACGACCAACCCCGACGACGACGGCAAGGTCCTCTCGACCAACCCGCAGGCGGGCCAGCAGCTCTCCAAGAACACGCCCATCACGCTCAACGTGGGCAAGCTGCAGAACAACCAGGTCCAGGTCCCGAACATCCAGGGCCAGAAGCTCAAGGACGCCCAGCAGCAGCTGGCCCAGGCCGGCCTGCAGGTCGGCAACATCCAGGGCTCGCAGGACCCGAACTCGATCGTCGTCTCGTCCAACCCGCCCCAGGGCAGCACCGTCCAGTCGGGCTCCCGCGTCGACCTCGTCACCTTCGGCCAGGGCGGCAACGGAGGCAACCAGGGCGGCGGCAACAACGGCGGCACGAACATCTTCGGCGGCGCCGGCGGCTGACCGAGCCCCACCACACGGACGTGGGCCCCTGCCGGTTCTCCCGGCAGGGGCCCACGTGCTCCTCGGCTCTGCGGCTAACCCAGTTCCCTCGGGGGCGTTCGCGCGCTGTCCACCTTCTGCACCCGTACCAGCTCGCCCCAGACCACGTAGCGGTAGCGGGAGGTGTAGACCGGGGTGCAGGTCGTCAGGGTGATGTAATGGCCGGCCTTGGTCTTCCCGGACTCCCTGGGGATCTGGGAGAGGACCTTGACGTTGTACTTCGAGGTCTCCGGGAGGATCGCGTAGACCTTGTAGACGTACCAGTCGTCCTTGGTCTCGAAGACGATCGGGTCGCCCTTTTTCACCTTGTCGATGTTGTGGAACTTGGCGCCGTGGCCGTCGCGGTGGGCGGCGAGGCTGAAGTTGCCCTTCTTGCCGGTCATCGGGAGCCGGGCCTTGACGGGGTCCGTGTAGTAGCCGGCCACGCCGTCGTTGAGGACGTCCGTCCCCGTGCCCTTCTCGACCAGCACCTCGCCGTTGTGCATGGACGGCACGTGCAGGAAGCCGATGCCGTCCTTCGTGTCCAGCGCGCCCGGCCCGGTGTCCTTGGCGTGGGCCCAGTGGTCGCGCACCTTGTGGGCCTGGCTGTCCGCCTTGCGGTCCGCTATGACGTTCGTCCACCACAGCGAGTAGACGACGAACAGGGCGAGCAACAGGCCCACCGTGATGAGGATCTCGCCGAAGACGCTCACCGCCATCGCGATCCGGCCGGGGCGCCGGCGGCGCGCGCCCGGCGGCGCGCCGGTCGGGTCCGTGTGCTCTTCTGTGTCGTCGGCGGTCGCTGCCACTTCGTTCCCTGGTCCCTACTCGACGAGCGCGTCCGGCTTGCCCTTGCTGCGCGGGCGTTCCTCGACCATCTTGCCCCAGACGATCAGCCGGTATTTGCTGGTGAACTCCGGTGTGCACGTGGTGAGCGTGATGTAGCGGCCGGGCTTGGTGAAGCCCGACCCGCGCGGGATCGGGTCCAGCACACCGGTGTTGGCCGGCGACGTCACCGGGAGCGTCGACGTCACCTTGTACACGAAGTACTTGTCCTGCGTCTCCACGACGACCGCGTCGCCCGGCTTCAGCCTGTTGATGTACCGGAACGGCTCACCGTGCGTGTTCCGGTGCGCCGCCAGCGCGAAGTTCCCCGTCTTCGCGTCCGGCATCGCCGTCTTCAGCGGGGCCTCGCCGTAGTGCCCGACCATCCCCTTGTCGAGCACGTTCGTCTTGCTGACGCCCTCGGCGATCGGCGCCACCACGTCCAGCTTCGGGATGTGCAGGATCGCGAAACCCTGCCCCGGCTCGAACACGCCGGGGCTGCGCTTGCCGCTCTCCCAGTCGTGCTGCAGGCTGCTCGTCTCCCGCCCGGCCTGCGCGTGCGCCCGCACGTTCGTCCACCACAACTGGTAGGTGACGAACAGCAGCATCAGCAGACCGGTGGTGATGAACATCTCGCCGATCGCCCGGCTCGCCAGCACCGCCGGACTCGGCTTGCGCAGCCGCGCCTGCCGCCGGGCCTCGACCCGGGACAGTGGCCGCTCCGGCTCGGCCGACGCCCCCGGCTCACCGGCGCGCCCCGGGCCGGCCGTACCCGCCGTACCGCCATGACGCCCGCCACGCCGCCTGGCGGCCTTTCTGCGGGCCGCGCGGCCGCCCCCCGGAGGTCCAGGGGCCGATGTGACCGAGGAGGCCGCAGAGGCGAACGTGGGCCCGCCCGAAGTGGCCAGTGGATCCCCGGCCCCCGGCACCCGCAGCGCCATCGTCTCGTCGTCCAGCGGCGCCCGGTACGCCTGCTCGGCGCCGGAAGAGGGACCCGCGCCCCCGTCGAATGCCGCCCCGTGCTCCGTCGCGCCCCAGTCCCCCAGCGCACCGGAAGCCCCGTACGACGCACCGCCGTACGAGGCTTCGGTCTCGCGCTCCGGGCGCAACGCGGTCACGCCGTGGCCCTGCCCACCACCGGGGCAAGCCCCGCAGACCTCGCCACCGCACCCTCGTCGCCGCACTCCACCAGCCAGTTGGCCAGCATCCGGTGCCCGTGCTCCGTCAGCACCGACTCCGGGTGGAACTGCACGCCCTCCACCCGCAGTTCGCGGTGGCGCAGCCCCATGATGATCCCGTCCCGCGTACGGGCCGTGACCTCCAGCTCGGCCGGCACGGTGGCCGGTTCGGCGGCCAGGGAGTGGTAGCGCGTCGCCGTGAAGGGCGACGGCAGCCCCGCGAAGACACCCGCGCCCTCGTGCTCCACCAACGACGTCTTGCCGTGCAGCAGTTCCGGCGCCCGGTCCACCACACCGCCGTACGCCACCTGCATCGACTGCATGCCCAGGCACACACCGAACACCGGCACACCGGTCGCGGCACAGTGCCGGACCATGTCCACGCACACGCCCGCCTGCTCGGGCGTGCCCGGCCCCGGGGACAGCAGCACGCCGTCGAAACCGTCCTGGGCGTGCGCCGTCGACACCTCGTCGTTGCGCAGCACCTCGCACTCGGCACCCAGCTGGTACAGGTACTGCACGAGGTTGAAGACGAAGCTGTCGTAGTTGTCGACGACGAGAATCCGCGCACTCACTGGTTGTCCACCGTCACATCGTTGAAGGGCAGCAGCGGCTCGGCCCACGGGAAGACGTACTGGAAGAGGGCGTAGACCACGGCCAGGACCAGGACGATGGAGATGAGGGCCCTGACCCACGCGTTCCCCGGCAGATGCCGCCAGATCCAGCCGTACATGCCGTCCCTTCCGTCTCGCCACGGCACCGGTAACCCACGCCGTACCGCACCAGACTAACGGCGCAGGGCCTTCGGTTCGCCTGCCTCCACAGGCTGTGTGGAGTCCAGGTGCGCCCATGCGATCAGCCGGTGGCTGTGCCCCCACTCCGGATCGCAGGTGGTCAGCGTCAGATAGCGGCCCGGGCGCGTATACCCGGACTTACGTGGCACAGGGTCGATCACCTCAACGTCGGACGGCACGGTTTTGTAGGGCCCTTTGTCGATCCGATACGTGAACCAGGTCGTCCCGTCCGTCAGTACGACCGCGTCGCCCCGCCGCAGCCGGGGGAAGTCCTTGAACGGATCGCCGTACGTCCGCCGGTGCCCCGCGACCGCGAAATTGCCGACCTGGCCCAGCCGGGCCGTCCCCGCGTAGTGCGCGAGCCCCTTGCGCAGCACGTCCGCGCCCGTGCCCTGAAGCACCGGCTTGTTCCACGTGAAACCGAGCCGCGGGATGTACATGATCGCGAAAGCCCGGCCGTAGTGGTACGACGGCTGCCGCGGCGGACTCGCAGAAGCCCCGCGGCCGGCGGAAGCCTGGGCTCCCGCCGCGGGGCGCAGGGGCCCCTTCGCCCACTGCTGCTGGAGCTGGTCGATCTGGTCGCTCATCGCGCCGTCGGCCCGCACGCCCGTCCAGAACAACACATAGACGACAAAGAGCACCATCACGGCGCCTACCGTGATGCACAGTTCGCTGACGGTCCTGACGATCACGCGCACCGGCGGCCTCCTGCGAGGGCGGCTACTGCGGCTACTTCACGGGCTTCGCGTAGTGCAGATCCACTGTGCCCGAGTAGCCCGGCAGAGTCACCGTGCCGTCGTCGGTCACTTTCCAGCCGAGACCGTAGACGTTCACGTACACCATGTACGTCTGGATCGCCTTGCTCGCCGCGAGAGCCTGCTGGAGCCTGTCCGGATCACCGACCGCGGTGATCTTGTACGGCGGTGAGTACACCCGGCCCTGGAGGATCAGCGTGTTGCCGACGCAGCGCACCGCGCTGGTGGAGATCAGCCGCTGGTCCATGACCTTGATGCCCTGGGCCCCGCCCTGCCACAGGGCGTTCACCACGGCCTGCAGGTCCTGCTGGTGGATCACCAGGTAGTCGGGCTGCGGCTCCGGATAGCCGGGCAGCTTGGCGGTCGCGTTCGGCGGCGCGTCGTTCAGCGTGACGGTGACCGCTCTGCCCGTGAGGTTCTTCGTCCCCGCGCTCTTCTCCAGGCCGGTGAGCCGCTCGTCCTGCGCCTTGGTGCTGCCGTCGTCGCTCTCCGCCAGCGACTCGACCTTCCCGCGCAGCTTCGCGTTGGACTCGTCCAGCCCCTTGTTCTTGAGGCTGCGCTCCTGGATCAGGTCGGACAGCTTCAACAGGGAGGCGTCGGTGCGGATGTCGGTGCCCTTGGCCGTGTCGAAGCTGGTGAAGAAGATGAGACCGGCGAGGGCGAAGACGCCCAGGGTCAGGATCCGCACCGGCCGGACACGCGGCCCACGCGCGGGGCCGGCACCCGTTGATCCCGTCCCGGGGGAGTCGGCAGAATTGCTCAACGTACCCTTATCTCCTTCGGCGCCGCGGAAGCACTACGCTAACGGACGCCCGGGGGAGCAATCAGTGTCCCCTTGTACGCTGCCCCGAGCCCGACCAGTTGTCTGCGCGGCCACGCAGCGCATCGACAGGAGAGACCCTCGTGCCGAAGTCACGTATCCGCAAGAAGGCCGATTACACGCCGCCCCCCGCGAAGCAGGGGCAGGCCATCAAGCTGACCAACCGCGCGTGGGTCGCGCCGGTCATGCTGGCCATGTTCATCATCGGTCTGGCCTGGATCGTGGTCTTCTACGTGACCGACGGCTCGCTCCCGATCGACGCCCTCGACAACTGGAACATCGTGGTCGGCTTCGGCTTCATCGCCGCCGGCTTCGGTGTCTCCACGCAGTGGAAGTAGCCGCGGCCGACCTCTCGGCCGGCCGGGTCGGGGCAGTTCTGCCCACGACTGTCCGCTGAGTTATCCACAGGCCACCGGCGTTGTCCACAAGAGCTGGGGAAAAGAAGAAGATCTGTGGATAACTCATCAGCGGTTGACGCCGGTGTGACTGGCCTACCGCTCCCCGAACACACGATCGCCCCCTACCTCACCTGCGAAAACTCATCCGGGTGAAAGGGGGCACCGTTGTTCCCGCACGGTGTGCACAGGATCGGCCACCGTCTGTGGACAACGGTTCGACATCAGGTGAGCTGAGCGGTCCTCACCAGCGTCAGGACGACCACGACGGCCAGCACGACGGCACAGGCGCCGTACTGGACGAGGGCCCGGTTCCGGCGCGGGGCGTGCACCATCGCGTATCCCGTGACCGCACCGGCGACGAGCCCTCCGACGTGGGCCTGCCAGGCGATGTGCGGCACGCCGAAGGTGATGATCAGGTTGATCACCAGCAGGGCGATGACGGGCCGCAGGTCGTAGTTGAGCCGGCGCATCAGGACGGCGGTGGCGGCGAAGAGCCCGTAGATCGCCCCGGAGGCGCCGAGCGAGGGCTGGTTCGGGGCGGCGAGCAGATAGGTGAGCGCGCTGCCGGCCAGGCCCGAGACGAAGTACAGGGCGAGGTAGCGGGCGCGGCCGAGGGCCGCTTCCAGCGGGC
Coding sequences within it:
- a CDS encoding FHA domain-containing protein, with protein sequence MSELTLTVMRLGFLAVLWLFVIVAVQVIRSDLFGTRVTQRGARREAQRPQAAARQAAAPPQQRGQQGGAGRQRRNAPSKLVVTEGTLTGTTVALQGQTITLGRAHDSTIVLDDDYASSRHARIYPDQGGQWIVEDLGSTNGTYLDRSRLTTPTPIPLGAPIRIGKTVIELRK
- a CDS encoding Stp1/IreP family PP2C-type Ser/Thr phosphatase, with translation MSLSLRFAAGSHKGMIREGNEDSGYAGPRLLAIADGMGGQAAGEVASSEVISTLVTLDDDVPGSDILTSLGAAVQRANDQLRSMVEEDPQLEGMGTTLTALLWTGQRLGLVHVGDSRAYLLRDGVLTQITQDHTWVQRLVDEGRITEEEATTHPQRSLLMRALGSGEHVEPDLSIREVRAGDRYLICSDGLSGVVSHQTMEETLASYQGPQETVQELIQLALRGGGPDNITVIIADVLDLDTGDTLAGQLSDTPVVVGAVAENQHHLHDNGIMQTPAGRASHLGRQAHGGGEFGPPGSGDTTGFVPTGGFGDYGDADFTKSHRKNRKWLKRSLYTALALAVIAGGLYGGYRWTQTQYYVGANDQHVALYRGISQDLAWVSLSSVEKDHPEIELKYLPPYQQKQVRNTIAAGDLGQARAKVEALAVQASACRKQAERDAADKSQGNAKNGKGKDATGTTPSTLTSKASTKPSSGSKTSPSTSPTPSASATANPGPSLSEDEQKVVDQCGKQ
- a CDS encoding FtsW/RodA/SpoVE family cell cycle protein; this translates as MSSTHNTHASTHHTSTIGAIGAPSRRNTELALLVFAVAIPVFAYANVGLAIDDKVPAGLLSYGLGLGLLAGVAHLVVRKFAPYADPLLLPLATLLNGLGLVCIWRLDQSKLLQSINVAGGKATNQLIYTAMGIALFVAVLVFLKDHRVLQRYTYISMVCALVLLLLPLVPGLGLPVFGAKIWIHIGSFSIQPGEFAKIVLAIFFSGYLMVKRDALALASRRVMGLYLPRGRDLGPILVVWAISILILVFETDLGTSLLFFGMFVIMLYVATERTSWIVFGLLMSAVGAVGVASFESHIQTRVQAWLDPMREYKLSQQGVAGHTEQLQQSLWAFGSGGTLGTGWGQGHSELIKFAANSDFILATFGEELGLAGIMAILLIYGLIVERGVRTALAARDPFGKLLAVGLSGAFALQVFVVAGGVMGLIPLTGMTMPFLAYGGSSVIANWALIGILIRISDTARRPAPAPAANPDAEMTQVVRPT
- a CDS encoding penicillin-binding protein 2; translated protein: MNKPLRRIAIFCGLLVLTLLLRDNWLQYVKADQLKDDPSNRRVTIARYSTPRGDIIVDGNPITGSTETSKTGLNDLKYKRTYKNGPMWSPVTGYASQAFGATQLESIDDGILTGDDDRLFFRKTLDMITGKPQQGGNVVTTLNASAQKAAYDGLKKQGGKGAVVALDPATGKILALASYPSYDPSSFAGNSNKDAKAWNSLQKKNNPADPMLNRALRETYPPGSTFKIVTAAAALENGKYTSADEKTDSPLPWTMPGTRTELKNEGNIPCKNATMRVALQYSCNTVFGKIGSDLGNEKMLDEAKKFGFDSEQFVPVRSNASVFSDDMNPSQTALSSIGQFNTAATPLQMAMVASAVANDGKLMKPYMVDELQSSNLDPVAKTQPEEMSRPLSAQNAQILQSMMETVVEKGTGTNAKIPGVTVGGKTGTAQHGVANSANPYAWFLSYAKLADGSSPVAVAVVIEDEHANRDDISGGGLAAPIAKNVMKAVLDTKK
- the pknB gene encoding Stk1 family PASTA domain-containing Ser/Thr kinase, whose amino-acid sequence is MEEPRRLGGRYELGQVLGRGGMAEVYLAHDTRLGRTVAVKTLRADLARDPSFQARFRREAQSAASLNHPAIVAVYDTGEDYIDGVSIPYIVMEYVDGSTLRELLHSGRKLLPERTLEMTIGILQALEYSHRAGIVHRDIKPANVMLTRNGQVKVMDFGIARAMGDSGMTMTQTAAVIGTAQYLSPEQAKGEQVDARSDLYSTGCLLYELLTVRPPFVGDSPVAVAYQHVREEPQAPSVFDPEITPEMDAIVLKALVKDPNYRYQSADEMRADIEACLDGQPVAATAALGAVGYGDDQPTTALRQEPGAAGATTMLPPMNPDDGGYGYDDRPDRRRQQPKKSNTSTILLVIAGILVLIGAILIGKWAFGAHNADQSFKAPNFVGNSYADAKKMATNSSLKLGDPTRKPCANQPKGNVCSQDPKAGTDVKKGDTISIVVSTGAPKVAVPSVLGQNFDDAKSTLESDKYQFNVEKKTKISTEQPGTVLEQNPSLGAQVEKGSTITLTVAKAEEKVTVPDDLVGKSCDDAKTELQGLGLTPTCNDTPTTNPDDDGKVLSTNPQAGQQLSKNTPITLNVGKLQNNQVQVPNIQGQKLKDAQQQLAQAGLQVGNIQGSQDPNSIVVSSNPPQGSTVQSGSRVDLVTFGQGGNGGNQGGGNNGGTNIFGGAGG
- a CDS encoding class E sortase, producing the protein MAATADDTEEHTDPTGAPPGARRRRPGRIAMAVSVFGEILITVGLLLALFVVYSLWWTNVIADRKADSQAHKVRDHWAHAKDTGPGALDTKDGIGFLHVPSMHNGEVLVEKGTGTDVLNDGVAGYYTDPVKARLPMTGKKGNFSLAAHRDGHGAKFHNIDKVKKGDPIVFETKDDWYVYKVYAILPETSKYNVKVLSQIPRESGKTKAGHYITLTTCTPVYTSRYRYVVWGELVRVQKVDSARTPPRELG
- a CDS encoding class E sortase, which encodes MTALRPERETEASYGGASYGASGALGDWGATEHGAAFDGGAGPSSGAEQAYRAPLDDETMALRVPGAGDPLATSGGPTFASAASSVTSAPGPPGGGRAARRKAARRRGGRHGGTAGTAGPGRAGEPGASAEPERPLSRVEARRQARLRKPSPAVLASRAIGEMFITTGLLMLLFVTYQLWWTNVRAHAQAGRETSSLQHDWESGKRSPGVFEPGQGFAILHIPKLDVVAPIAEGVSKTNVLDKGMVGHYGEAPLKTAMPDAKTGNFALAAHRNTHGEPFRYINRLKPGDAVVVETQDKYFVYKVTSTLPVTSPANTGVLDPIPRGSGFTKPGRYITLTTCTPEFTSKYRLIVWGKMVEERPRSKGKPDALVE